A section of the Rhizomicrobium sp. genome encodes:
- a CDS encoding alpha/beta fold hydrolase: MFRLLTVLAAALFAAAPVRAMAADAPPALAPHEADFTVHDFTFASGETLKDLRLHYTTLGTPKRDAKGRVTNAVLILHGTGGDGHQFLAPQFANVLFVPGGLLDPAKYFIILRDGIGHGKSSKPSDGLHARFPHYDYDDMVKADHLLLTEGLRIAHLRLLMGTSMGCMQNFVWGETYPDFMDALMPLACLPVEIAGRNRMWRKMIIDGIKTDPAWEGGEYKSQPLAGLRTAADFLVIAGTAPLLAQKTYPTRDAVDAYLAKVIDRNLATLDANDLLYQVESSRNYHPEARLGLIKAPVMWVNSADDFINPPELGIAERDVKNIAHAQFVLIPISDQTHGHGTHTWAALWQDHLAELLKTSAR, translated from the coding sequence ATGTTCCGTCTGCTGACCGTTCTCGCAGCCGCGCTATTCGCCGCCGCCCCCGTCCGCGCGATGGCGGCGGATGCGCCGCCGGCGCTCGCGCCGCACGAAGCCGATTTCACGGTGCACGATTTCACCTTCGCCTCCGGCGAGACGCTGAAGGACCTGCGCCTGCACTACACGACGCTCGGCACGCCGAAGCGCGACGCCAAAGGGCGCGTGACCAATGCGGTGCTGATCCTGCACGGCACGGGCGGCGACGGGCATCAGTTCCTGGCGCCGCAATTCGCCAATGTGCTGTTCGTGCCGGGCGGACTGCTCGATCCGGCGAAATATTTCATCATCCTGCGCGACGGCATCGGGCACGGCAAATCCTCCAAGCCGAGCGACGGACTGCATGCGCGGTTTCCGCATTACGACTATGACGACATGGTGAAGGCCGACCATCTGCTGCTCACCGAGGGGCTGCGCATCGCGCATCTGCGTCTGCTGATGGGGACGTCGATGGGCTGCATGCAGAATTTCGTGTGGGGCGAGACCTATCCCGATTTCATGGACGCGCTGATGCCGCTGGCCTGCCTGCCGGTCGAGATCGCGGGCCGCAACCGGATGTGGCGCAAGATGATCATCGACGGGATCAAGACCGATCCGGCGTGGGAGGGCGGCGAATACAAGAGCCAGCCGCTCGCGGGTTTGCGCACGGCGGCCGATTTCCTGGTGATCGCCGGCACCGCGCCGCTTCTGGCGCAGAAGACCTATCCGACGCGCGACGCGGTCGACGCCTATCTCGCCAAGGTCATCGACAGGAACCTCGCGACGCTGGACGCCAACGATCTTCTTTATCAGGTGGAGTCCTCGCGCAACTACCATCCCGAGGCCAGACTCGGCCTCATCAAGGCGCCGGTGATGTGGGTGAATTCGGCCGACGATTTCATCAATCCGCCGGAGCTCGGCATCGCGGAGCGCGACGTCAAGAATATCGCGCATGCGCAGTTCGTCTTGATTCCGATCAGCGACCAGACGCATGGCCACGGCACGCACACCTGGGCGGCGCTGTGGCAGGATCATCTCGCGGAACTTCTGAAAACCTCAGCGCGCTGA
- a CDS encoding polymer-forming cytoskeletal protein, whose translation MRQSNPPAGPPSLIGADLVVQGTITSESDIQIDGRIEGKVRGKAVVIGEAASVEGEIVADVLTIRGRASGILQSRNTHLKAGARVEGELLHDVLTVEPGAHLDGSVRHTPRPLTREMEPAGTASSVAIGLLAPAAT comes from the coding sequence ATGAGGCAATCGAACCCACCGGCGGGGCCGCCATCGCTGATCGGCGCGGATCTCGTCGTGCAGGGGACGATCACGTCCGAGAGCGACATCCAGATCGATGGCCGCATCGAGGGAAAAGTGCGCGGCAAGGCGGTCGTGATCGGCGAGGCGGCGTCCGTCGAGGGCGAGATCGTCGCCGACGTGCTGACCATCCGCGGCCGCGCGAGCGGCATCCTGCAGTCGCGTAACACGCATCTGAAGGCCGGCGCGCGGGTCGAGGGCGAACTTCTGCACGATGTGCTGACGGTCGAGCCGGGCGCCCATCTCGACGGATCGGTCCGCCACACGCCGCGGCCGCTGACCCGCGAGATGGAACCGGCAGGGACGGCGTCTTCGGTCGCCATCGGATTGCTGGCGCCGGCAGCGACCTGA
- a CDS encoding lytic transglycosylase domain-containing protein gives MHNDVRARPVMRDWFSSLLHLALAFAFIPMAVFLALPHKTRGPMTYVVNVITQMVGEAAPPPVGGVFAREEAMSASALIGRWNPLIAEASRRFGVPADWIRAVMQVESGGRTVLAQDRPITSRAGAVGMMQVMPGTYEEMRAQYGLGDDPYDPRDNVFAGTAYLRWLHGKYGFPEMFAAYNGGPGRLEAHLRGEGELPKETRDYVASVTGKLNAPHRATHVAGRLRLGRAAAAP, from the coding sequence ATGCACAACGACGTTCGCGCACGCCCCGTCATGCGCGATTGGTTTTCCTCCCTGCTTCACCTGGCCCTGGCCTTCGCCTTCATTCCGATGGCGGTCTTCCTGGCCCTGCCGCACAAGACGCGCGGCCCGATGACCTATGTCGTGAACGTGATCACGCAGATGGTCGGCGAAGCGGCGCCGCCGCCGGTCGGCGGCGTGTTCGCCCGCGAAGAAGCGATGAGCGCGAGCGCGCTTATCGGCCGCTGGAATCCGCTGATCGCGGAAGCCTCGCGCCGCTTCGGCGTTCCGGCGGACTGGATCCGCGCGGTGATGCAGGTCGAAAGCGGCGGGCGAACCGTGCTGGCACAGGATCGCCCCATCACCTCGCGGGCCGGCGCGGTCGGCATGATGCAGGTGATGCCCGGCACCTATGAGGAGATGCGCGCCCAATATGGGTTGGGCGACGATCCCTACGATCCGCGCGACAACGTGTTCGCCGGCACCGCCTATCTGCGCTGGCTGCACGGCAAGTACGGGTTTCCCGAGATGTTCGCGGCCTATAATGGCGGGCCCGGCCGGCTGGAGGCGCATCTGCGCGGCGAAGGCGAGTTGCCGAAGGAGACGCGCGACTATGTTGCGAGCGTTACCGGCAAGCTGAACGCGCCGCATCGGGCCACGCATGTCGCCGGCCGTCTGCGCCTTGGACGCGCGGCCGCCGCGCCCTAG
- a CDS encoding AMP-binding protein: MQAYALTVDKFLDHAAKWHSAAEVVSVAGPTTRIGYAALRARANRLSGSLRALGLKTGQRIATLAWNTQHHFELYYGAMGAGFVCHTLNPRLTAAHLAAMVNEAEDRVLAVGGGLAELARDLVGRCPGIETVVLLDGAPDEPIANVRTFAFEALLADFGRETGWGAFDENAPAGLCYTSGTTGAPKGVLYTHRSNYLHTLRALQADAIALTTADCVLAAVPMFHANGWGLPFAAPAAGAKLVLPGRHADGANLARLIREEGVTIAVGVPTVWQGLLAHLDANGGDVPTLERIIIGGSTCPDALIERMETRLAARVQTSWGMTELSPLGTIAAPRGRDRAVASGRPPVGLDLKLTDAAGAPLPRQRNVAGHLKVKGAGVVQRYFKAEAEAVDAEGYFDTGDLASIDDAGNLTICGRSKDLIKSGGEWINPAEIEAIVGRLPGVGQVAVIGQADPKWGERPILVVEPQQSHTIDSGALLAALRGNVADWWIPDRVIQVARMPLAATGKIDKNRLRMDYART; the protein is encoded by the coding sequence ATGCAAGCTTACGCCCTCACGGTAGACAAGTTTCTCGATCACGCCGCCAAGTGGCACAGCGCTGCCGAAGTCGTGTCGGTGGCGGGCCCGACCACGCGCATCGGCTATGCCGCCCTGCGGGCGCGCGCCAACCGGCTTTCGGGAAGCCTGCGCGCGCTCGGCCTGAAGACCGGCCAGCGCATCGCGACGCTCGCCTGGAATACGCAGCACCATTTTGAGCTTTACTACGGCGCGATGGGCGCGGGCTTCGTGTGCCACACGCTCAACCCGCGCCTCACGGCGGCGCATCTCGCGGCGATGGTGAACGAGGCGGAAGACCGCGTCCTCGCGGTCGGCGGCGGGCTCGCGGAACTGGCGCGCGACCTTGTGGGCCGCTGCCCGGGCATCGAGACGGTCGTGCTTCTGGACGGCGCGCCGGACGAACCCATCGCGAATGTCCGGACCTTCGCGTTCGAGGCGCTGCTCGCGGACTTCGGCAGGGAGACGGGCTGGGGCGCATTCGACGAGAACGCGCCGGCGGGGCTCTGCTACACCTCCGGCACGACCGGCGCGCCCAAGGGCGTGCTTTACACCCACCGCTCCAACTACCTTCACACGCTGCGCGCGCTGCAGGCCGACGCCATCGCGCTGACCACCGCCGATTGCGTCCTGGCGGCGGTGCCGATGTTCCACGCCAATGGCTGGGGCCTCCCCTTCGCCGCGCCGGCCGCCGGCGCCAAGCTGGTCCTGCCGGGCCGTCACGCCGACGGTGCGAATCTGGCGCGGCTCATCCGCGAGGAGGGCGTCACGATCGCCGTGGGCGTGCCGACCGTGTGGCAGGGCCTGCTGGCCCATCTCGACGCGAATGGCGGCGACGTGCCGACGCTCGAGCGCATCATCATCGGCGGATCGACCTGTCCCGATGCGCTGATCGAACGGATGGAGACGCGCCTCGCGGCGCGCGTGCAGACGAGCTGGGGCATGACGGAGCTTTCGCCGCTCGGCACCATCGCGGCGCCGCGCGGCCGGGACCGGGCCGTCGCCTCCGGCCGTCCGCCGGTCGGGCTCGATCTCAAGCTCACCGACGCCGCCGGCGCGCCCCTGCCGCGGCAGCGCAATGTCGCCGGCCATCTGAAGGTGAAGGGCGCGGGCGTCGTGCAGCGCTACTTCAAGGCCGAAGCCGAGGCCGTGGACGCCGAAGGCTATTTCGACACCGGCGATCTGGCGAGCATCGACGACGCCGGCAACCTCACGATCTGCGGCCGCTCCAAGGACCTGATCAAATCTGGGGGCGAATGGATCAATCCGGCGGAGATCGAAGCCATCGTGGGACGCCTGCCGGGCGTGGGGCAGGTTGCCGTGATCGGCCAGGCCGATCCCAAATGGGGCGAGCGGCCGATCCTCGTGGTCGAGCCGCAGCAGAGCCATACCATCGACAGCGGCGCGCTCCTGGCGGCGTTGCGCGGCAATGTGGCCGATTGGTGGATACCCGATCGGGTGATCCAGGTGGCGCGCATGCCGCTCGCGGCAACGGGCAAGATCGACAAGAATCGTCTTCGCATGGACTACGCCAGAACCTAG
- a CDS encoding acetolactate synthase large subunit, with amino-acid sequence MNGAESLVRTLAASGIEVCFANPGTSEMHFVAALDRVEGIRAVLGLFEGAVTGMADGYGRMAEKPACTLLHLGPGLANGLANLHNARRAATPVVNIVGDHATYHAQYDAPLASDIAGFARPVSAWVQSSPSALTVAADGARAVQAALSPPGQIATLILPADTAWNEAEGEAPALPRPYPSPVSDEAVYRSVSALKNGKKTTILIRGLALKERGLAAAGRIAAKSDARLACDTFAPRLQRGAGRVAVARIPYFAEQIVEFFADTEQLVLVGAKPPVSFFAYPGKPSWGLPQGCVIHYLAHPGEDGTQALEAVAEALGAPAAPAYVAPLKRPDGIADKFDQYTIGQVIARHLPEGAIVSDEGATSGAGTALATATAAPHDILSLTGGSIGQGIPVATGAAVGAPGAKVVCIQGDGGAMYTLQALWTQAREKLDVTTVIFANRSYAILNIELARVGAGNPGPKALSMLDLHNPELDWTKLAGGLGVEASRAANIRDFESQFAAAMRGKGPRLIEAVLG; translated from the coding sequence ATGAACGGCGCGGAAAGCCTGGTGCGCACGCTGGCGGCCTCGGGCATCGAGGTCTGCTTCGCCAATCCCGGCACCTCGGAGATGCATTTCGTCGCCGCGCTCGACCGGGTGGAGGGCATCCGCGCGGTGCTCGGCCTGTTCGAAGGCGCGGTGACCGGCATGGCCGACGGCTATGGCCGCATGGCGGAGAAGCCGGCCTGCACCCTCCTGCATCTGGGGCCGGGCCTCGCCAACGGCCTCGCCAATCTGCACAACGCCCGCCGCGCCGCGACGCCGGTGGTGAACATCGTCGGCGATCACGCGACCTATCACGCGCAATACGACGCGCCGCTCGCGTCCGACATCGCGGGCTTCGCAAGGCCCGTCTCGGCCTGGGTGCAGTCCTCGCCGAGCGCCTTGACCGTCGCCGCCGACGGCGCCCGCGCGGTGCAGGCGGCGCTGTCGCCGCCGGGCCAGATCGCGACGCTCATCCTGCCCGCCGACACGGCGTGGAACGAAGCCGAAGGCGAAGCGCCCGCGCTGCCGCGTCCCTATCCGTCCCCCGTTTCCGACGAAGCGGTCTATCGTTCTGTCTCGGCGCTCAAGAACGGCAAGAAGACGACGATCCTGATCCGCGGGCTCGCCCTGAAAGAGCGCGGCCTCGCCGCCGCCGGCCGCATCGCGGCCAAGTCCGATGCGCGCCTCGCCTGCGACACCTTCGCGCCGCGGCTGCAGCGCGGCGCCGGCCGCGTCGCGGTCGCGCGCATTCCCTATTTCGCCGAGCAGATCGTCGAATTCTTCGCCGACACCGAGCAGCTCGTCCTCGTCGGCGCCAAGCCGCCGGTCTCCTTCTTCGCCTATCCGGGCAAGCCGAGCTGGGGTCTGCCGCAAGGCTGCGTCATCCACTATCTCGCCCATCCCGGCGAGGACGGCACGCAGGCGCTGGAAGCGGTCGCGGAAGCCCTCGGCGCGCCGGCCGCGCCGGCCTATGTCGCGCCGCTCAAGCGGCCCGACGGCATCGCCGACAAGTTCGACCAGTACACCATCGGCCAGGTCATCGCCCGCCATCTGCCCGAAGGCGCGATCGTTTCGGACGAGGGCGCCACCTCGGGCGCCGGCACCGCGCTCGCCACCGCGACCGCGGCGCCGCACGATATTCTGAGCCTGACCGGCGGCTCCATCGGCCAGGGCATTCCCGTCGCCACCGGCGCGGCCGTCGGGGCGCCCGGCGCCAAGGTCGTCTGCATCCAGGGCGACGGCGGCGCGATGTACACGCTCCAGGCCCTGTGGACCCAGGCGCGGGAGAAACTGGACGTCACGACCGTGATCTTCGCCAACCGGTCCTATGCGATCCTCAACATCGAACTCGCCCGCGTCGGCGCCGGCAATCCGGGTCCAAAGGCGCTCTCGATGCTCGACCTGCACAATCCCGAGCTGGATTGGACGAAGCTCGCCGGCGGCCTGGGCGTCGAAGCCTCGCGCGCCGCGAACATCCGCGACTTTGAAAGCCAGTTCGCGGCGGCGATGCGCGGCAAGGGCCCGCGCCTGATCGAGGCGGTTCTGGGCTGA